A single genomic interval of Nostoc commune NIES-4072 harbors:
- a CDS encoding cobalamin-binding protein, which produces MTDSNVRIVSLIPGGTEILATLGLVDAIVGRSHECDYPPEILNRPICTQARLNSNASSSQIHDQVSNLLQSALSIYQIKTDVLEKLQPTHILTQDQCDVCAVSLHDVEKAVATLIDSKPQIISLQPNLLQDIWADIERVGNTFSVDSVKVIENLEARVKICQHKIQGLSLNEQPTVACIEWTDPLMVAANWIPELVNLAGGQSLFCTTGQPSPILPWETLLTTNPDVIVFMPCGFDLNRTRQEANSLTQHSDWEKLHATKAGRVYITDGNSYFNRPGPRLVDSLEILAEILHPEIFQYGYKGTGWEVL; this is translated from the coding sequence ATGACGGATAGTAATGTGAGAATTGTTTCCCTGATTCCCGGTGGAACAGAGATATTAGCGACACTAGGCTTGGTTGATGCTATTGTGGGGCGATCGCACGAATGCGATTACCCTCCAGAAATCCTCAATCGCCCTATTTGTACCCAAGCACGCTTGAACTCCAATGCCTCTAGCAGCCAAATTCATGATCAAGTGAGCAATTTATTGCAATCTGCTCTTAGTATTTACCAAATCAAAACAGATGTTTTAGAGAAATTGCAGCCTACCCACATTCTCACTCAAGACCAGTGTGATGTTTGTGCTGTCAGCTTACACGATGTTGAAAAGGCAGTTGCTACACTCATTGACAGTAAACCGCAGATTATTTCTTTACAACCCAATCTTCTCCAGGATATTTGGGCTGACATTGAGCGAGTCGGCAACACCTTTAGCGTAGACTCTGTAAAAGTCATAGAAAATTTAGAAGCTCGCGTCAAAATTTGTCAGCATAAAATCCAGGGACTTTCGTTAAATGAACAGCCTACAGTCGCCTGTATCGAGTGGACTGATCCTTTGATGGTAGCCGCCAATTGGATTCCCGAATTAGTTAACTTAGCAGGAGGACAGTCTCTATTTTGTACTACAGGTCAGCCTTCTCCTATTTTGCCGTGGGAAACACTGTTAACAACCAATCCTGATGTAATTGTTTTTATGCCTTGTGGCTTTGATTTAAATCGCACTCGCCAAGAAGCCAATTCATTAACTCAACATTCAGACTGGGAAAAACTGCACGCTACCAAGGCTGGTAGAGTATACATCACTGATGGCAATTCTTACTTTAATCGTCCAGGGCCACGACTGGTAGATTCTCTAGAAATTTTGGCAGAAATTTTGCATCCAGAAATTTTTCAATACGGCTACAAAGGAACCGGTTGGGAGGTTTTGTGA
- a CDS encoding YkgJ family cysteine cluster protein, giving the protein MATWQCVKQCGACCNLDPADRPDLDEYLSPPELELYLSMVGEGGWCVNFDHSTRECRIYSDRPRFCRVESEVFQDMYGVEPEEVNDFAIDCCRQQIEGVYGDRSLEILRFNQTVGL; this is encoded by the coding sequence ATGGCAACTTGGCAATGTGTAAAACAATGTGGAGCCTGCTGTAATCTCGATCCAGCAGATCGTCCAGATTTAGATGAGTATCTCTCACCACCCGAACTAGAACTCTACCTCAGCATGGTAGGCGAAGGCGGATGGTGCGTTAACTTCGACCATAGCACGCGAGAATGCCGCATTTACTCAGATCGTCCTCGTTTTTGTCGTGTGGAATCAGAAGTATTTCAAGATATGTATGGGGTTGAACCAGAAGAAGTCAACGATTTTGCTATTGACTGCTGTCGCCAGCAAATAGAAGGAGTATACGGCGATCGCAGTCTGGAAATACTACGCTTCAATCAAACTGTTGGGCTGTAA
- a CDS encoding type II toxin-antitoxin system RelE family toxin has product MVIKFRKKAIKFLEKANHEDVENIREQIKQIFIAIEDQGIIPFTELDIKKMKGDWEGFYRLRIGKNRIIFTVDIDSKDIEIYAIGARGDVYKNKL; this is encoded by the coding sequence ATGGTAATAAAATTTCGCAAAAAAGCGATTAAATTTTTAGAAAAAGCAAATCACGAAGATGTTGAGAATATTCGGGAGCAAATAAAGCAAATTTTTATTGCTATCGAAGACCAAGGTATTATCCCGTTTACAGAACTAGATATCAAAAAGATGAAAGGTGATTGGGAGGGATTTTACAGACTACGCATAGGTAAAAACAGAATTATTTTTACAGTCGATATTGATTCCAAAGACATCGAAATTTACGCTATTGGTGCGAGAGGAGATGTTTATAAAAATAAATTGTAA
- the pstC gene encoding phosphate ABC transporter permease subunit PstC, which yields MQNPNSQDDPSLLFRQSLEKNAFEDISEKIIAVILFSCALVSVLTTFGIVVIIFQEAFGFFQEVSFAEFFLDTKWTPLFAERHFGVWPLISGTFLTTAIAMAVAIPLGLSSAIYLSEYAQPKIAAILRPAVELLAGIPTVVYGYFALLFLTPLLRNIIPLEIFNALSAGLMMGVMITPTVGSISLDAIQAVPRSLREGAYALGITKLESIFKIVLPAALSGIIASIILGISRAVGETMTVLIAAGQQPKLTINFAESVETMTAYMAQISGGDSPRGSLNFKTLYAVGALLFLMTLALNIVSYWIANRFKEKYE from the coding sequence ATGCAAAATCCTAATTCTCAAGACGATCCTTCTCTGCTGTTCAGACAGTCATTAGAGAAAAATGCATTTGAAGATATCTCAGAAAAGATTATTGCGGTAATTTTATTTAGTTGTGCTTTAGTTTCGGTTCTAACAACCTTTGGTATTGTCGTAATTATCTTTCAGGAGGCATTTGGTTTTTTCCAAGAAGTTTCCTTTGCCGAATTCTTTCTTGATACTAAATGGACACCTCTATTTGCAGAGAGACATTTTGGCGTTTGGCCCTTGATATCTGGCACTTTCTTAACTACAGCTATTGCTATGGCGGTTGCTATTCCTTTGGGTTTATCTTCTGCAATTTATTTGAGTGAATATGCTCAACCAAAAATAGCAGCAATTTTACGTCCCGCAGTAGAACTTTTGGCAGGAATACCTACAGTAGTATATGGTTACTTTGCACTGTTATTTCTCACACCATTGCTGCGAAATATTATTCCTCTAGAAATATTTAATGCCTTAAGCGCAGGGTTAATGATGGGGGTAATGATTACTCCTACTGTTGGTTCTATTAGCTTAGATGCGATTCAAGCTGTTCCACGTTCTTTGCGGGAAGGAGCTTATGCTTTAGGTATTACTAAACTAGAAAGCATTTTTAAAATAGTTCTCCCAGCAGCACTTTCTGGAATTATAGCCTCAATTATTTTGGGTATTTCTCGTGCTGTGGGTGAAACGATGACTGTCCTTATCGCCGCAGGTCAACAACCAAAACTGACGATTAACTTTGCAGAATCAGTAGAAACAATGACAGCTTACATGGCGCAAATTTCTGGTGGGGATAGTCCGCGTGGTAGTCTCAATTTCAAGACTTTATATGCTGTGGGCGCTCTTTTATTTCTAATGACCCTAGCTTTAAATATTGTTAGTTACTGGATTGCTAATCGCTTTAAAGAAAAGTACGAGTAA
- the pstB gene encoding phosphate ABC transporter ATP-binding protein PstB, whose amino-acid sequence MTYSNSRSKLDGATIEHENNVFNVEGVKVYYGGLLALLDVYLKIPAKQIIAFIGPSGCGKSTLLRCFNRMNDLIPGAKVEGRLNYRDRNIYDPKINSVKLRRQIGMVFQRPNPFPKSIYENISFGPRANGYKGNIDELVEDSLRRAAIWDEVKDKLKEKGTALSGGQQQRLCIARAIAMKPDVLLMDEPCSALDPISSRQVEELCLELKEQYTIIMVTHNMQQASRVADFTAFFNTEIDEHGKRRGKLVEFNPTAQMFSSPQTKEAEDYISGRFG is encoded by the coding sequence ATGACTTATAGCAACAGTAGAAGTAAATTAGATGGTGCCACAATCGAGCACGAGAATAACGTCTTTAATGTTGAAGGTGTGAAGGTCTATTATGGGGGACTTTTGGCGCTTTTAGATGTCTACTTAAAGATTCCTGCAAAACAAATTATTGCTTTTATTGGCCCTTCAGGATGTGGTAAAAGTACCTTACTGCGTTGCTTCAATCGGATGAATGATTTAATCCCTGGAGCTAAAGTTGAGGGTAGACTGAATTACCGCGATCGCAATATTTATGATCCTAAGATAAATTCTGTAAAATTACGCCGCCAAATCGGAATGGTTTTTCAAAGACCGAATCCTTTCCCCAAGTCAATATACGAAAATATTTCCTTTGGGCCGCGTGCTAACGGTTACAAAGGTAACATCGATGAATTGGTGGAAGATTCTCTCAGACGCGCTGCTATCTGGGATGAAGTCAAAGACAAACTCAAAGAGAAGGGAACTGCATTATCTGGCGGACAACAGCAACGACTTTGCATTGCTCGTGCGATCGCCATGAAGCCAGATGTATTATTAATGGATGAACCATGTTCTGCTCTCGACCCAATTTCTAGTCGCCAAGTAGAAGAACTCTGCTTAGAACTCAAGGAGCAATACACCATCATTATGGTGACACATAATATGCAGCAAGCTTCTAGAGTCGCAGATTTCACGGCTTTTTTCAATACAGAAATTGACGAGCATGGTAAACGTCGCGGGAAATTAGTTGAGTTTAATCCTACAGCCCAAATGTTCAGTTCTCCTCAAACTAAAGAAGCTGAGGATTATATCAGTGGACGCTTCGGTTAA
- the psb30 gene encoding photosystem II reaction center protein Ycf12/Psb30 produces MFDAVSDLFNAFTSINWEVIFQLLSVALIVIAGPAVIFVLAFRNGNL; encoded by the coding sequence ATGTTTGACGCTGTGTCTGACTTGTTTAATGCTTTTACCAGTATCAATTGGGAAGTTATTTTCCAATTGTTGTCTGTGGCGCTAATTGTGATTGCTGGCCCAGCAGTAATCTTTGTGCTGGCATTTCGCAACGGCAATCTATAA
- a CDS encoding TMEM165/GDT1 family protein has translation MKLDSAPLDISGISQTEIELELKDSNDFNLTPAIAQPVEAVVADSPQKQQSALVVFGTTFITIFLAEIGDKTQLSTLLMSAESHSPWVVFIGSAAALITTSLLGVLLGSWIATRLSPKTVEKSAGVMLLVISLMLFWDVFTSH, from the coding sequence GTGAAACTTGATTCTGCTCCTTTGGACATTTCTGGCATATCTCAGACTGAGATCGAGCTAGAACTGAAAGACAGCAATGATTTTAACTTAACTCCTGCGATCGCCCAACCAGTTGAGGCTGTAGTTGCCGATAGTCCTCAGAAGCAGCAATCAGCACTAGTAGTTTTTGGCACAACTTTTATAACCATTTTTCTAGCAGAAATTGGAGATAAGACTCAGCTATCCACGCTGTTAATGAGTGCAGAATCTCATTCACCGTGGGTGGTATTTATCGGATCTGCGGCTGCACTAATAACCACCAGCTTATTAGGTGTGCTTTTAGGTAGTTGGATAGCCACCCGACTCAGCCCAAAAACTGTAGAAAAATCAGCAGGTGTGATGTTGTTGGTGATTTCCCTAATGCTGTTTTGGGATGTATTTACTAGTCATTAG
- the pstA gene encoding phosphate ABC transporter permease PstA, with protein MTTSYQRDDSLDSAAEFTENVESRETLGKVFEILFLLGLLIGIFVLALLLFDIFRDGLARFLTPGFLTETPSRFPDQGGIRPAIVSSILLGIIVILVTVPVGVGAALYLEEYAPKAWWTVIIEINISNLAGVPSIVYGLLGLGVFNYLLGFGPALISGALTLSLLSLPVIIVTAREAIRAVPDSLRNASYGLGVTKWRTISSHVLPYAIPGILTGVIISVSRAIGDAASLIVVGAVGFLTFNPGLFQRFMALPIQIYSYITRPEPGFANAAAATIIALLLLILVLNGIAIYIRQRFSIR; from the coding sequence ATGACAACAAGTTATCAACGAGATGATTCTTTGGATTCGGCGGCAGAATTTACTGAGAATGTTGAGAGTAGGGAGACATTAGGAAAAGTATTTGAAATACTTTTTTTGTTAGGGTTGCTGATTGGTATATTTGTTTTGGCTTTGCTACTTTTCGATATTTTTCGAGATGGATTAGCCAGATTTTTAACACCCGGCTTTTTAACAGAAACTCCTTCTCGTTTTCCTGACCAAGGTGGCATCCGTCCGGCTATTGTCAGTAGTATTCTTTTAGGAATTATTGTGATTTTAGTCACTGTACCAGTTGGTGTTGGAGCAGCTTTATATCTAGAAGAGTATGCACCTAAAGCTTGGTGGACAGTGATTATTGAGATTAATATCAGCAATTTAGCAGGTGTACCTTCCATTGTCTACGGATTGCTGGGTTTAGGGGTTTTCAATTATTTGCTTGGGTTCGGCCCCGCTTTAATTTCTGGTGCGTTGACTTTATCTTTGTTGTCCTTACCAGTAATTATTGTGACAGCTAGAGAAGCAATTCGCGCCGTCCCGGATTCCCTAAGAAATGCTTCTTATGGATTAGGTGTCACTAAATGGCGGACTATCAGCAGTCACGTTTTACCTTATGCTATTCCTGGTATTTTGACAGGGGTAATTATCTCTGTATCCCGTGCAATTGGTGATGCAGCCTCTCTAATTGTTGTAGGTGCTGTGGGTTTTCTCACCTTTAACCCTGGTTTGTTCCAAAGATTTATGGCATTACCCATTCAAATTTACAGTTACATTACTCGTCCTGAACCAGGTTTTGCTAATGCAGCAGCAGCAACAATTATTGCGTTGTTACTCTTGATTTTAGTTTTAAATGGTATAGCAATTTATATCCGTCAACGCTTTTCAATACGCTAG
- a CDS encoding TMEM165/GDT1 family protein, whose amino-acid sequence MDWHLLGLSFITVFLSELGDKSQLAAIALSGRCNSPRAVFFGAAGALLLTSLLGALAGGAVAELLPTRLLKAIAAVGFAILAARLLLFNNEPSADSEQTP is encoded by the coding sequence ATGGATTGGCATCTTTTAGGACTGAGCTTTATTACAGTTTTTTTATCAGAATTGGGTGACAAAAGTCAGCTAGCGGCGATCGCACTTTCAGGGCGTTGTAATTCTCCGCGTGCAGTATTTTTTGGTGCAGCAGGCGCATTGCTGTTGACAAGCCTTTTAGGTGCATTAGCAGGAGGTGCAGTAGCAGAATTATTACCTACGCGCTTGTTAAAAGCGATCGCTGCTGTGGGATTTGCCATCCTTGCTGCACGCCTGCTGTTATTTAACAATGAACCATCGGCAGACTCTGAACAAACACCTTAA
- a CDS encoding sulfate ABC transporter substrate-binding protein has product MSKSQQLTQLSKLLNEGIQAYVMKALQAIQLSYKHTIRSWFNRHTVQSFVSLFLIGAFLSIAVASCGSSSASKNDVKLKLVSFSVTKAAHDQIIPKFVEKWKQEHNQNVTFEQSYGGSVAQAAAVIAGSQEADIVHLALPLDVNKIALAGLIKSGWEIKAPRSGIVSRSVAAIVTREGNPKGINTWADLAKDGVKVIAANPKTSGIAIWEFLAFWGSVTLTGGDEATALDYITKVYKNTPILTKDAREASNLFFQKGEGDVLINYENEVILAGKNGAKLPYVVPQVNISIDNPVAIVDKNVDKHGTREVAQAFVDFLYSTEAQREFAKLQYRPVNPTVTQEVASQHPPIKTLFTSQDLGGWDIIQKKFFGNGAIFDKVQAASKA; this is encoded by the coding sequence ATGAGTAAATCGCAACAACTAACACAATTAAGTAAATTACTAAATGAGGGGATACAGGCTTATGTCATGAAAGCTTTACAGGCTATACAACTCTCGTATAAACACACAATTAGGAGTTGGTTCAATAGACACACTGTGCAAAGCTTTGTGAGTCTGTTTCTCATAGGTGCTTTTTTGAGTATAGCAGTTGCCTCCTGTGGAAGCAGTTCAGCTAGCAAAAATGATGTTAAGCTAAAACTTGTTTCTTTCTCTGTTACCAAAGCAGCTCATGACCAGATAATCCCCAAATTTGTCGAAAAGTGGAAGCAAGAACATAACCAGAACGTAACTTTTGAGCAAAGTTATGGAGGTTCTGTAGCTCAAGCTGCTGCTGTCATTGCCGGTTCGCAAGAAGCAGACATAGTACATTTGGCGCTTCCCCTGGATGTCAACAAAATTGCTCTTGCGGGTTTGATTAAATCAGGCTGGGAAATTAAAGCTCCTAGAAGTGGTATTGTTAGTAGATCAGTTGCTGCGATCGTTACCCGCGAAGGCAACCCCAAAGGTATCAATACTTGGGCAGACTTGGCAAAAGATGGCGTGAAAGTGATTGCAGCTAACCCAAAAACTTCTGGTATTGCTATTTGGGAATTCTTAGCTTTTTGGGGTTCGGTAACTCTAACAGGCGGTGATGAGGCGACAGCGCTAGATTATATCACTAAAGTTTATAAAAATACCCCTATTTTAACTAAAGATGCCCGTGAGGCTAGCAATTTATTCTTCCAAAAGGGTGAGGGAGATGTTTTAATTAACTACGAAAATGAAGTAATTTTGGCGGGTAAAAATGGGGCTAAGTTGCCTTATGTTGTACCCCAAGTGAATATCTCCATTGATAATCCTGTAGCAATAGTAGATAAAAACGTTGATAAGCACGGTACAAGAGAAGTTGCACAAGCATTTGTTGATTTTCTTTACTCAACAGAAGCTCAACGGGAATTTGCAAAATTACAATATCGTCCTGTTAATCCCACCGTTACCCAAGAAGTAGCCTCACAACATCCGCCAATTAAAACTCTATTCACATCTCAAGATTTAGGTGGTTGGGATATTATCCAGAAAAAGTTTTTTGGAAATGGGGCAATTTTTGATAAAGTTCAAGCTGCAAGCAAAGCATAA
- a CDS encoding PstS family phosphate ABC transporter substrate-binding protein, with translation MSFRSRFKDSFFLTSLMLIASSISACNSGQELKSQVSIDGAAVGFPVSLAVAEEYGKVKPEAKVSVASSGTGGGFSKFCNGDIDIAGASRTIRDEEIKKCKSKNIEFIELPVALDGIAVITNRQNNFAKCLTIKELGKIWGAKSDSKILTWNQVNPKFPNQKLKLYAPASDTGTFDYMTQAVTGKAKNGRTDYTPSHNQNLLVQGVSGEASALGYVGISYYIQNQDKLNLVAVESPTGKCEKPVPIDNVIKNLYTPLSRPLFIYVSKKSLDSKPAVKEFVDFYLENSWKWVDSVGYVALPDEAYVKVKQKLASGETGTKFKKAKPGEPITNFI, from the coding sequence ATGAGCTTTCGTAGCCGATTTAAGGATAGCTTTTTTCTGACATCTTTAATGCTTATTGCCAGCAGTATAAGTGCTTGCAACAGTGGACAGGAATTGAAAAGTCAGGTAAGTATTGATGGTGCAGCAGTAGGTTTTCCTGTTTCTTTAGCAGTTGCAGAAGAATATGGTAAAGTGAAACCTGAAGCAAAAGTTAGTGTTGCCTCAAGTGGTACTGGTGGCGGTTTTAGTAAATTTTGTAATGGCGATATTGATATAGCTGGTGCTTCCCGTACCATTAGAGATGAAGAAATTAAAAAATGTAAAAGTAAAAATATTGAATTTATCGAGTTGCCTGTAGCTTTAGACGGCATCGCTGTAATTACTAATCGTCAAAATAACTTTGCCAAATGTCTAACTATTAAAGAATTAGGGAAGATTTGGGGTGCTAAATCAGACAGCAAAATTTTGACATGGAATCAAGTTAATCCTAAATTTCCTAACCAAAAACTGAAACTGTATGCTCCGGCTTCTGATACTGGAACATTTGATTATATGACTCAAGCTGTTACCGGCAAAGCCAAAAATGGTCGTACAGATTATACTCCCAGTCACAATCAAAACTTACTTGTGCAAGGAGTTTCAGGTGAAGCATCAGCTTTAGGTTATGTAGGCATATCTTACTATATTCAAAACCAAGATAAACTCAATCTAGTTGCTGTAGAAAGCCCCACTGGTAAATGTGAGAAACCAGTTCCGATAGATAATGTAATTAAAAATCTCTATACACCATTATCACGTCCTCTGTTTATCTATGTTAGTAAAAAATCCTTAGATAGCAAGCCAGCAGTCAAAGAATTTGTAGATTTTTATCTAGAAAATTCTTGGAAGTGGGTAGATAGCGTTGGTTATGTAGCATTACCTGATGAAGCTTACGTCAAGGTAAAACAAAAATTGGCTAGTGGTGAAACTGGGACAAAATTCAAAAAAGCAAAACCAGGTGAACCAATCACCAACTTTATTTAA
- a CDS encoding single-stranded-DNA-specific exonuclease RecJ yields MLDRPVSELSKPTRRLPNQRWQIYPQKPEFAQNLAALTNISPIVSQLLINRGMETPEQVQAFLNPESLVLPSPLEDFPDLAISLELLQNAIASQTKIAICGDYDADGMTSTALLLRSLRTLGAQVDYAIPSRMHEGYGINKRIVEEFHSEGVGLILTVDNGISAFEPVARARELGLAVIITDHHDIPQKLPPANAILNPKLIAESSPYRGVAGVGVAYILAVSLAQQLGETKGLIQPMLALFTLGTIADLAPLTGVNRRWVKRGLQHLPKSNLAGIQALIQVGGVQARGDEGARGAGGAEEQGSRGAEEKIYNPKSKIQNPKSLKPEDIGFRLGPRINAIGRIGNPQTVIELLTTDDMGVALELAMRCEQINASRQEMCQQIEQEAIAYVETQYIASLQNDRVLIVVQPNWHHGVIGIVASRLVERYGVPVFIGTYEDEGHIRGSARSIPEFHVFEALEYCHDLLGKFGGHKAAGGFSLPAENLEMLRSRLIEFANHCLEPHHLKPLLKIDAEVNLNHINQQLYQQLNALHPCGMDNPDPIFWTPNVKVVEQKIVGKGHIKLTIAQTIDNQEYKIKAIAWRWGDYFCLPPRVDVAYKLRENYFNGNTTIELELIGVRLPVQLQQVFASPPTPSSTTFEYNQRHYTCGFYKNGIEAELRIKNSEGKVLAMQPGHIIGLLGTNRQNAKEVDISQPQYDSIIQAALQALSVLSAEL; encoded by the coding sequence GTGCTAGACCGACCTGTATCTGAGCTATCAAAACCTACTAGGCGCTTACCCAATCAGCGCTGGCAAATTTATCCACAAAAACCAGAATTTGCCCAAAATCTGGCAGCTTTGACAAACATTTCACCCATTGTCAGCCAGTTGTTGATTAATCGGGGGATGGAAACACCAGAACAGGTACAAGCATTTTTAAATCCAGAGTCTTTAGTTTTGCCTTCGCCGTTAGAAGATTTCCCAGATTTAGCGATTAGTTTGGAGTTGTTGCAAAATGCGATCGCTTCTCAAACAAAAATTGCTATTTGTGGTGATTATGATGCTGATGGAATGACCAGCACTGCTTTACTTTTGCGTAGTCTCCGCACTTTGGGCGCACAAGTAGATTATGCTATTCCCAGCCGGATGCACGAAGGTTACGGTATCAATAAACGCATAGTTGAAGAATTTCACAGCGAGGGTGTGGGATTAATTCTCACTGTAGATAATGGCATCTCTGCGTTTGAACCAGTTGCTAGAGCTAGAGAACTTGGTCTTGCAGTTATTATCACCGATCACCACGATATACCCCAAAAATTACCACCAGCTAACGCTATCCTCAATCCTAAACTAATAGCTGAATCCTCACCTTATCGGGGTGTTGCTGGTGTTGGTGTTGCCTACATTTTGGCAGTGTCTTTAGCACAACAGCTAGGGGAGACTAAGGGCTTGATCCAGCCGATGCTAGCACTATTTACGCTAGGAACGATCGCAGATTTAGCCCCCTTAACTGGTGTAAATCGCCGTTGGGTAAAACGTGGTTTACAGCATTTACCCAAATCCAACTTAGCTGGTATACAGGCGTTGATTCAGGTAGGTGGCGTACAAGCAAGGGGAGATGAAGGAGCAAGGGGAGCAGGAGGAGCAGAGGAGCAGGGGAGCAGGGGAGCAGAGGAGAAAATTTATAATCCAAAATCCAAAATTCAAAATCCAAAATCGCTAAAGCCTGAAGACATCGGGTTTCGCTTGGGGCCGCGAATTAATGCTATTGGTCGGATTGGTAATCCCCAAACTGTAATTGAATTGCTGACTACAGATGATATGGGGGTGGCGCTGGAACTTGCAATGCGATGTGAACAAATAAATGCCAGTCGCCAGGAGATGTGTCAGCAAATTGAACAAGAAGCGATCGCTTATGTGGAGACGCAATATATCGCGTCTTTACAAAATGACCGTGTATTAATAGTTGTTCAACCAAATTGGCATCATGGTGTTATTGGCATTGTCGCCTCCCGCTTGGTAGAACGCTACGGCGTTCCCGTGTTCATCGGTACTTATGAGGATGAGGGACATATACGCGGTTCTGCACGCTCAATTCCAGAGTTTCATGTATTTGAAGCTTTGGAATATTGTCACGATTTACTAGGGAAATTTGGCGGACACAAAGCAGCCGGGGGATTCTCTCTACCAGCAGAGAATTTAGAGATGTTGCGATCGCGTTTGATTGAGTTTGCTAACCACTGTCTTGAACCCCACCATCTCAAGCCTCTGCTCAAAATTGATGCCGAAGTCAACCTCAATCACATTAATCAGCAGCTTTATCAACAGCTTAATGCTCTGCACCCCTGCGGTATGGACAACCCCGATCCAATTTTTTGGACACCTAATGTTAAAGTGGTTGAGCAAAAAATTGTCGGGAAAGGCCACATTAAACTGACAATTGCCCAAACTATTGATAATCAGGAGTATAAAATTAAAGCGATCGCTTGGCGTTGGGGCGACTATTTCTGCTTACCGCCGCGAGTGGATGTCGCTTACAAACTGCGAGAAAATTACTTTAACGGTAACACCACCATTGAGCTAGAGTTAATAGGTGTCAGACTGCCAGTTCAGCTTCAACAAGTTTTTGCTTCACCACCTACCCCATCAAGCACCACTTTTGAATACAACCAACGACACTATACTTGTGGTTTCTATAAAAACGGTATTGAAGCAGAATTAAGAATTAAAAACTCTGAGGGCAAAGTCTTAGCCATGCAGCCAGGACATATAATCGGTTTACTAGGCACTAATCGTCAGAACGCTAAAGAAGTTGATATCTCTCAGCCACAGTATGACAGCATTATTCAAGCTGCCCTTCAGGCATTATCGGTATTGAGTGCTGAGTTATGA